A part of Ziziphus jujuba cultivar Dongzao chromosome 8, ASM3175591v1 genomic DNA contains:
- the LOC107414950 gene encoding WAT1-related protein At1g43650, with the protein MDMGFVKKWFKWSQIVLAMLMVQMFATGLQLLSRVILGQGTFIFALMAYRHVVAALCVAPLAFFFERKNPKKLSWTVWLWLFINSLIGITSAMSLYYYGLRDTTATYATNYLNLIPIVTFVLSTVTRIEKLNLHTRAGKIKTLGATLSVAGALTTSLYKGKALHLVHHSFNNTVNVKEVHENYVIGTLMLVGSCISYATWFIVQVKLMKIFPFRYTATMLACIIASLQSAAIGLCLDRRKAVWRLGWNLQLITILYSGALATAATFCLLTWAISKKGATYPSMFNPLTLIFVALLEAVILGQAIRVGTLIGMVLIAAGLYSYLCGRTKELEILAQLKVDNAENPISANAEPAGLQLTAIVMPSVSPDVEKAVGRK; encoded by the exons atggatatgggATTTGTGAAGAAATGGTTCAAGTGGTCGCAGATAGTGTTGGCCATGTTAATGGTGCAGATGTTTGCCACAGGGCTTCAACTTCTGTCAAGAGTGATTTTGGGACAGGGGACTTTTATATTTGCACTCATGGCTTATCGTCATGTTGTTGCAGCACTTTGTGTTGCCCCTTTAGCTTTCTTTTTCGAACG AAAGAACCCGAAGAAATTGAGTTGGACTGTTTGGCTGTGGCTTTTCATCAATTCTTTAATCGG GATAACATCGGCTATGTCACTGTATTATTATGGTCTCCGGGACACCACAGCAACATATGCTACAAATTACCTCAACTTAATTCCCATTGTCACCTTTGTATTATCCACGGTGACCAG GATAGAGAAATTGAATCTGCATACGAGGGCAGGTAAAATCAAAACTCTAGGGGCAACATTGAGTGTGGCCGGAGCACTAACCACTAGTCTTTACAAGGGGAAAGCACTCCATCTTGTTCATCACAGTTTTAACAATACTGTCAATGTCAAAGAAGTTCATGAGAATTATGTAATTGGCACATTGATGCTGGTTGGCAGCTGCATCTCCTACGCTACATGGTTCATTGTGCAA GTTAAGTTGATGAAAATCTTTCCATTTCGATACACTGCAACGATGTTAGCATGTATTATTGCATCCTTGCAATCGGCAGCGATAGGCCTATGTTTGGACAGACGTAAAGCTGTTTGGAGGTTAGGATGGAACCTGCAACTCATTACTATACTTTACTCG GGAGCACTTGCCACAGCTGCAACATTCTGCTTGCTTACATGGGCAATCTCGAAGAAAGGCGCTACTTATCCTTCCATGTTCAATCCGCTTACTCTAATTTTTGTGGCCTTATTAGAAGCTGTCATACTAGGCCAAGCTATCAGAGTTGGAAC TTTGATAGGCATGGTTCTGATCGCAGCTGGGTTGTACTCCTATTTATGTGGCAGAACAAAGGAGCTGGAGATTTTGGCTCAGTTGAAAGTAGATAATGCAGAAAACCCAATAAGTGCCAATGCTGAGCCTGCGGGGTTGCAGTTGACGGCCATAGTAATGCCAAGTGTCTCACCTGATGTTGAAAAAGCTGTAGGTAGAAAGTAG